The following coding sequences are from one Eleginops maclovinus isolate JMC-PN-2008 ecotype Puerto Natales chromosome 11, JC_Emac_rtc_rv5, whole genome shotgun sequence window:
- the zgc:77151 gene encoding AT-rich interactive domain-containing protein 5B isoform X2, producing MVLRVEDLVQWACAEPSCWSSYLKTPPACGINGLHKPPQSSDENGCDKTSIEPLEVKTENDPRQGISILSYPQYCRFRSLQRRLLDGARGPGLQDPHLLALGGVQALPHIRLMYCRDTFNHPTLENSAGFSWQFRCPSLSLRGRPRKRRGRDGKDSPNSNQSESWIERMKENVMGSVEVGCEGSWLPHPEEQLFLDQLFAYMERLGSPIHKVPNLGFKKIDLFLMYSVVKRLGGYKKVTVDRLWKIVYNELGGCAGSTSAATCTRRHYERLMLPYEEHLRAGGTEFKIPECPMPQKPRAIRGRKPLQRGRKPGPKSKEKKMTTTAAACSRTIVTPNGTLVVKRGRGRPPGTRNKSTLIAQAKMMAQQQAKVKTESESQLLNPLLQGGGAPTVISTHRPIQPAILTVNMPLTPDLSPMSAPFLPFQPKPKELKSDRGESAAPVLLSTLPRHFVGGSLGGFSPIKGVCPLDVFRNRINLQRGPESPALTPQDPPTQHHPTVYTLQPKSGSPDTPTHPSRDSLQPQPHLHPLHQQHNHCSGCVVDEAAQQRGVSRDVRNRPPLPPLRVLPLNLDCSVQVCQLMRTRLGSSQFQTFTRRLSEALSQDLSSKPPCSPITPPPEQALPLNLSKRFAAKRPSSEGQESSHGNVNGNADQPLSKRLCSETADNFSPGGRSGSGGSGGEGEQEVEMRNQEEPADLSSPSRIRAFLLGLPPFQVKFEEDLNGTRFGKFLSPGPMETQRSATETGEGGVAVKKEEMEQSETERSNKQEEKDHLSAPAELKRAGPSNTDTHCF from the exons ACGACCCTCGACAGGGAATATCCATCCTCAGCTACCCGCAGTACTGCCGTTTCCGCTCCCTGCAGAGGCGCCTCCTGGACGGGGCGAGGGGCCCAGGGCTGCAGGATCCCCACCTGCTGGCCCTGGGAGGCGTTCAGGCGCTGCCCCACATCCGGCTGATGTACTGCAGGGACACCTTCAACCACCCGACGCTGGAGAACAGTGCCGGCTTCTCCTGGCAGTTTA GATGTCCGTCTCTCAGTCTACGAGGGCGACCTCGcaagaggagaggcagagacGGAAAAGACTCCCCGAACTCCAACCAATCAGAGTCCTGGATCGAGAGGATGAAG GAGAACGTGATGGGCAGTGTGGAGGTCGGCTGTGAGGGCAGCTGGCTCCCTCACCCGGAGGAGCAGCTGTTCCTGGATCAGCTCTTCGCCTACATGGAGCGCCTCGGCTCACCCATCCACAAAGTCCCCAACCTCGGCTTCAAGAAGA ttGACCTCTTCCTCATGTACTCAGTGGTTAAGCGGCTCGGAGGATACAAAAAG GTCACAGTGGACCGTCTCTGGAAAATAGTGTATAACGAGCTGGGAGGATGCGCCGGCAGCACCAGCGCTGCGACCTGCACCAGGAGACACTACGAAAg GCTGATGCTTCCTTATGAAGAGCACCTCAGAGCAGGAGGAACTGAATTCAAAATCCCAGAATGCCCCATGCCTCAAAAACCCAGAGCGATCAGAGGAAGAAAACCACTTCAGAGAGGCAGGAAACCAGGACCCAAATCCAAAGAAAAGAAGATGACgactactgctgctgcttgttCTCGTACT ATCGTGACCCCGAACGGCACCTTGGTGGTGAAGAGAGGACGAGGAAGGCCGCCCGGCACCCGCAATAAATCCACACTGATCGCTCAGGCTAAGATGATGGCTCAGCAGCAGGCTAAAGTAAAAACAGAGTCCGAGTCTCAGCTGCTTAATCCTTTGTTGCAGGGTGGGGGAGCTCCAACCGTCATCAGCACACACAGG CCCATCCAGCCAGCCATCCTCACCGTTAACATGCCCCTCACCCCGGACCTCTCCCCCATGTCGgcccccttcctccccttccaGCCCAAACCAAAGGAGCTGAAGTCGGACCGAGGGGAGTCAGCGGCTCCCGTCCTCCTCTCCACGCTGCCTCGCCACTTCGTCGGAGGATCTCTGGGCGGTTTCAGCCCCATCAAAGGCGTCTGCCCTCTCGACGTTTTCAGGAACCGTATCAACCTCCAGAGGGGCCCCGAGAGCCCCGCCCTGACGCCTCAGGATCCCCCCACCCAGCACCATCCCACAGTCTACACACTCCAGCCCAAAAGTGGAAGCCCGGACACACCAACACATCCCAGCAGGGACTCGCTCCAGCCTCAGCCCCACCTCCACCCGCTGCACCAGCAACACAACCACTGCTCGGGGTGCGTGGTGGACGAGGCAGCCCAGCAGAGAGGAGTCAGTCGGGACGTCAGGAACCGGCCTCCTTTGCCCCCCCTCCGCGTCCTGCCTCTGAACCTGGACTGCAGCGTTCAG GTGTGCCAGCTGATGAGGACTCGCCTGGGCTCGTCTCAGTTCCAGACCTTCACCCGCCGCCTATCCGAGGCTTTATCCCAGGACCTGAGCAGCAAGCCCCCCTGCTCGCCCATCACGCCACCCCCCGAGCAGGCGCTGCCGCTCAATCTCAGCAAACGCTTTGCGGCTAAGAGACCGAGCTCAGAGGGACAGGAGTCGAGTCACGGGAACGTCAATGGGAACGCGGATCAACCTCTGTCCAAGAGACTGTGCTCAGAGACGGCGGATAACTTCAGTCCAGGAGGCCGATCCGGCTCAGGGGGCAGCGGTGGGGAAGGAGAGCAGGAAGTGGAGATGAGGAACCAGGAGGAACCAGCAGACCTTAGCTCGCCCAGCAGGATTAGAGCGTTCCTGCTCGGCCTGCCACCCTTCCAGGTGAAATTTGAGGAAGATCTGAACGGGACAAGGTTTGGGAAGTTTCTCTCTCCAGGACCTATGGAAACCCAGAGATCCGCcacagagacaggagagggaggagtgGCGGTAaagaaggaggagatggagcaaAGTGAAACTGAGAGGAGCAACAAACAAGAGGAGAAGGATCACCTCTCTGCTCCGGCAGAGCTAAAGAGAGCCGGGCCctcaaacactgacacacactgtttttag